One window of the Thermococcus sp. P6 genome contains the following:
- the aor gene encoding aldehyde ferredoxin oxidoreductase produces MYGNWGKFLRVNLSTGEVKVEEYDEELAKKWLGSRGLAIYLLLKEMDPKVDPLSPENKLIISPGPLSGTSAPTGGRYNVVTKSPATGFITMSNSGGYFGAELKFAGYDAIVIEGKAENPVYIYIKDENVEIRDASHLWGKLVSETEETLRKEIGGKKLRIASIGPAGENLVKFAAVMNDGHRAAARAGVGAVMGSKNLKAIAVEGSKTVPIADRHKFMLTIREKINKLRNDPVAGGGLPKYGTAVLVNIINENGLYPTRNFQTGVYEYAEEQSGEAMAAKYLIRNQPCYACPIGCGRVNKLPTGGVTEGPEYESTWAFGANLGINDLASIIEANHMCDELGLDTISTGGTLATAMELYEKGILKDEDLGDAPPFRWGNTEVLHYYIEKIARREGFGDKLAEGGYRLAESYGHPEYSMSVKKLELPAYDPRGAEGHGLGYATNNRGGCHIKNYMISPEILGYPYKMDPHDVSDDKIRMLLLFQDLTAIIDAAGLCVFTTFGLGPDDYRDMLNAALGWDFSTEEYLKIGERIWNAERIFNLKAGLDPAKDDTLPKRFLEEPMPEGPNKGYVVRLKEMLPRYYRMRGWTEDGRVTKEKAEELGIAEFL; encoded by the coding sequence GTCGACCCCCTTAGCCCGGAGAACAAGCTGATAATATCTCCCGGCCCGCTGAGCGGGACGAGCGCCCCGACAGGTGGAAGGTACAACGTTGTTACGAAGAGCCCGGCCACAGGTTTCATAACCATGTCCAACTCCGGAGGATACTTCGGCGCCGAACTCAAGTTCGCTGGCTACGATGCGATAGTGATCGAGGGCAAAGCAGAGAATCCCGTTTACATCTACATAAAGGACGAGAACGTCGAAATCCGTGATGCGAGTCACCTCTGGGGCAAGCTCGTGAGCGAGACTGAGGAGACCCTGAGAAAGGAGATAGGAGGCAAGAAGCTCAGGATAGCCTCCATAGGCCCGGCGGGAGAGAACCTCGTTAAGTTCGCTGCCGTTATGAACGATGGGCACAGGGCCGCGGCAAGGGCCGGTGTTGGAGCCGTAATGGGAAGCAAGAACCTCAAGGCTATAGCCGTTGAGGGAAGCAAGACCGTACCAATAGCGGACAGGCATAAGTTCATGCTAACGATCAGAGAGAAGATAAACAAGCTCAGAAACGATCCCGTGGCCGGGGGAGGGCTGCCGAAATACGGTACCGCCGTTCTGGTCAACATAATCAACGAAAACGGTCTTTATCCAACGAGGAACTTCCAGACGGGAGTTTACGAGTACGCCGAAGAACAGAGCGGTGAGGCGATGGCGGCAAAGTATCTGATCAGGAACCAGCCGTGCTACGCCTGTCCGATAGGCTGTGGCAGGGTGAACAAACTCCCAACGGGTGGCGTTACGGAAGGACCCGAGTACGAGAGCACATGGGCCTTTGGAGCGAACCTCGGCATAAACGACCTCGCAAGCATAATAGAGGCAAACCACATGTGCGACGAGCTCGGGCTCGACACCATCTCAACAGGTGGAACCCTCGCAACGGCCATGGAGCTCTATGAGAAGGGAATCCTAAAGGATGAGGACCTCGGGGACGCTCCGCCCTTCAGATGGGGCAACACGGAGGTTCTCCACTACTACATCGAGAAGATCGCAAGGAGAGAGGGCTTCGGTGACAAGCTCGCTGAGGGCGGATACCGCCTTGCAGAGAGCTACGGCCATCCGGAGTACTCCATGAGCGTCAAGAAGCTTGAACTTCCAGCTTACGATCCGAGGGGAGCCGAGGGACACGGCCTTGGTTATGCAACGAACAACCGCGGTGGCTGCCACATAAAGAACTACATGATAAGCCCGGAGATACTCGGCTATCCCTACAAGATGGATCCGCACGATGTAAGCGACGATAAGATCAGGATGTTACTCCTCTTCCAGGATCTCACCGCCATAATTGACGCGGCCGGTCTGTGCGTCTTCACGACCTTCGGTCTCGGACCCGATGATTACCGCGACATGCTCAACGCGGCCCTCGGTTGGGACTTCTCAACGGAGGAGTACCTCAAGATAGGAGAGCGTATCTGGAACGCCGAGCGCATCTTTAACCTCAAGGCCGGCCTTGACCCTGCTAAGGACGATACACTGCCAAAGCGCTTCCTCGAGGAGCCCATGCCCGAGGGACCGAACAAGGGATACGTGGTCAGGCTCAAGGAGATGCTGCCCCGCTACTACAGGATGCGCGGCTGGACGGAGGACGGAAGGGTTACAAAGGAGAAGGCCGAGGAGCTCGGGATCGCTGAGTTCCTTTGA
- a CDS encoding tungsten cofactor oxidoreductase radical SAM maturase, whose product MEKEVDREYTFTLWDGKVIVRPKLDMKYLYIETTSRCNLHCEMCFKQYWEDTEGDMDYELFLKILDDAEEFPNLEMIYFGGIGEPSVHPRFMDMVREVKRRGFALGMSTNGTLLTDSMLREFSELGVELVYFSMDTVPTAQNALTLGHIAAAVTAEKIRKLVKYREETGTHKPSIGVEVVVTKENYRELPELARYLRDLKVDAMLVSNLLPMTEEQVKDIVYDGSVDMRPIVDELYKIANSGLYIKLPNFELKTERQCDFDENNVAVVRWDGEVSPCYRFLHSYHEYIFGRKKRVNAYSFGNVREKSLAEIWTGEKYTWFRFTMKNYMYPSCTDCELRDACDFVKTSDIDCWGNEPSCADCLWARRLVLCPIPQHMFGKFF is encoded by the coding sequence GTGGAAAAAGAGGTCGATAGGGAGTACACCTTCACGCTCTGGGACGGCAAGGTCATCGTGAGACCCAAACTCGACATGAAGTACCTCTACATAGAGACAACGAGCAGGTGTAACCTTCACTGTGAGATGTGCTTCAAGCAGTACTGGGAAGATACCGAGGGAGATATGGATTACGAACTTTTCCTCAAGATACTCGACGATGCTGAGGAGTTTCCGAACCTTGAGATGATATACTTCGGTGGGATCGGCGAGCCTTCGGTCCATCCCCGCTTCATGGACATGGTTCGTGAGGTGAAGAGGCGCGGTTTCGCCCTCGGGATGAGCACCAACGGGACCCTTCTAACGGACAGCATGTTGAGGGAGTTCTCGGAGCTTGGCGTTGAGCTGGTGTACTTCTCAATGGACACCGTTCCAACCGCTCAGAACGCTCTAACCCTCGGGCACATAGCGGCTGCGGTAACCGCGGAGAAGATAAGGAAGCTCGTGAAGTACCGGGAGGAGACAGGAACCCACAAACCGAGCATAGGGGTTGAGGTGGTTGTAACGAAGGAAAATTACAGGGAACTCCCGGAACTCGCAAGATACCTCAGGGATTTGAAGGTTGATGCAATGCTCGTCTCCAACCTCCTTCCCATGACGGAGGAACAGGTGAAGGATATCGTTTACGATGGAAGCGTTGACATGAGGCCCATAGTTGACGAGCTCTACAAGATAGCCAACTCCGGGCTCTACATCAAGCTCCCCAACTTCGAGCTCAAAACCGAGAGGCAGTGTGACTTCGACGAGAACAACGTCGCGGTCGTGAGGTGGGACGGGGAGGTCTCACCGTGCTACCGCTTCCTCCACTCCTACCACGAATACATCTTCGGCAGAAAGAAGAGGGTAAACGCCTACTCCTTCGGCAACGTTCGTGAAAAGAGCCTTGCGGAGATATGGACGGGTGAAAAATACACATGGTTCCGCTTTACGATGAAGAACTACATGTATCCATCCTGCACCGACTGCGAACTCAGGGATGCGTGCGATTTCGTTAAGACGAGTGACATAGACTGCTGGGGCAACGAGCCGAGCTGTGCCGACTGCCTCTGGGCGAGGAGATTAGTCCTCTGTCCCATTCCGCAGCACATGTTTGGAAAGTTCTTCTGA